A single window of Vigna unguiculata cultivar IT97K-499-35 chromosome 1, ASM411807v1, whole genome shotgun sequence DNA harbors:
- the LOC114187554 gene encoding uncharacterized protein LOC114187554, with protein MEDWEEAHEVVKADINQLKDQVGQILEALKSLKASGEASSAWIEENVHPQVPRYEVQNAQGMSIPFPMYGLPPGYIPPVGEYSEAEQTSFSFPMTNNTLPINTQGPILATTPMTGVGMKETVTFVEPRVTVAPKSPNITVDEDALAKVIPHATAQVVSTGIDGAKSKLEILEERVRAIEGGGSYGFGDVARLSLVPGVMIPHKFKVPEFEKYQGTTCPKSHLTMYGRKMVAYAYDDKLLIHCFQDNLAGVALNWYTHLEPSRIHSWMDLADAFVKQYKYNMDSAPDRLQLQNMAKKDIESFKEYAQRWRELAAQVEPPLLDKEMVATFVNTLESPFYEHMLGNVSSNFTDIIIIGERIEIGLKSGKIAYGPFTAATSKKPNFHPGKKKEVEAHTASMMSVWESWAPTHNYRPHLNQPPYVANVVSVHQTPPQQQGFYQASNLYQPQHAPNNAWKTEPNSGFNRNVGQNTNMRRNQDRNFVQFTPILMTYTELLPHLLQKRLVAICLMKPMQPPFLKNYDPNAKWWVKFHEDKPSVEANPLSGHGNPSTNVVEDREHKLVRNVSEIQSSKQFIFEKLLKLGLLKGGYNLSEKCGFHPGAKHSIDECTKFEDVLQNLLDRNLVQVCREGMEEEVFAQDGGKPDVTLPEPLVIHFTRSTPTLAMQERQPITIQAPSFFPYKSEKVVSWKYGACVSGGEQRIEGQPTSGEPVVENISGIGGMTRSGRIFTPPILMKDGVSNSESMMTKNAKEFLKMKMIQTDEGLRKDDKREISNEDASEFLKFIQQSEYKVVEQLNRMHARISLLDLLMHSTSHRKLLMKILSGAHVEQNISLDSFEGIVSNITANNYLTFTDEEIPTKGRGHNKALHVFVKCLDHVVAQVLIDNGYSLNVMRKATLGKLPCEGIHMKPSAMIVRAFDGSKREVMGEVELPIQIESCVFQVTFQLMDILPAYSCLLGRPWIHSAGVVPSTLHQKLKYVMGDKLVIVSGEEDILVSGPSSSRYIEVAEEALETAFQSLEIVGNTYVEPYPMNPQLSHASLMTAKIMLKEGYEYGKGLGKDKQGLIFPLEVTEKRNRYGLGYKPTREDKRRLMEERRERDLARIYDNECFENNNIDIPNFEYPVDNMEGDYEENPEPSPELMRLVEQESKEIKPHQEDVETLNLGEEDEKKEVKIGTSMKREVKQELCALLKGFRDVFAWSYNDMSGLDTDIVQHKLPLKPECPPVRQKLRRMKPEMSLKIKEEVQKQFDAGFLAVAKYPQWVANIVPVPKKDGKVRMCVDYQDLNRRSLKDNFPLPHIDTLVDNTARFSLFSFMDSFSGYNQIKMAPEDMEKTTFITLWGTFFYKVMSFGLKNAGATYQRAMVALFHDMMHKEIEVYVDDMIAKSESEAKHILNLKKLFERLRKFKLKLNPAKCTFGVKSGKLLGFVVNQKGIEVDPDKMRAIIEMPTPNTEKEVRGFLGRLNYIARFISQLTSTCEPIFKLLRKNQAVKWNEDCQAAFDKIKQYLQDPLVLRPPKPGKPLILYLTILDESMGCVLGQHDETGRKEHVIYYLSKKFTECERRYSFLERTCCALAWAAHRLRQYMLSHSTWLISKMDPIKYIFEKLALTGRIARWQMLLSEYDIIYVTQKSIKGSALAEYLAQQPINDYQSMQPEFPYEDIMALFEGDQEEQNGKTWMLLFDGASNVMGHGIGAILISPENQYIPMTARLCFNCTNNIAEYEACAMGIQAAIESKAKILNVYGDSALVIHQLKGEWETRDPKLIPYRAYIMELVEYFDSIEFQHIPREDNQLADALATLSSMFEVNQDGVLPMIQMKSHEEPIYCHFIDYFTKWVEAASDANVTRKIVTKFIKRELICRYRLPNKIITDNATNLNNQMMTELCEGFKIQHHNSSPYHPKMNRAVEAANKNIKKIVQKMVVTYKDWHEILPFALHGYRTSVRTSTRATPFSLVYEMEAVLPFEVEIPSLRVLTETQLEEAEWIQARFDQLNLIEEKRLTTVCHGQLYQRRMKKTFDKRVRPREFHEGELVLKKILPIQKDHRGKWTPNYEGPYVVKKAFSGGALILTRMDGEELPLPVNSDAVKKFYA; from the exons ATGGAAGACTGGGAAGAGGCTCATGAAGTTGTGAAGGCCGACATTAACCAGCTGAAGGATCAAGTGGGCCAGATCCTGGAGGCCTTAAAGTCGCTGAAGGCTTCGGGAGAAGCTTCCTCTGCATGGATTGAGGAAAATGTTCACCCTCAGGTTCCACGATATGAAGTCCAGAACGCACAGGGCATGTCAATCCCATTCCCAATGTACGGTCTGCCTCCGGGGTACATTCCACCCGTTGGAGAGTATTCAGAGGCAGAGcaaacttccttttcttttcctatGACTAACAATACACTACCGATCAATACTCAAGGGCCGATATTAGCCACGACACCCATGACGGGAGTAGGAATGAAAGAGACAGTCACATTCGTAGAACCAAGGGTGACTGTAGCACCAAAGTCTCCAAACATAACTGTTGACGAAGATGCTTTGGCTAAGGTCATACCGCACGCTACGGCCCAGGTAGTGTCCACCGGTATTGATGGGGCTAAGAGTAAGCTTGAGATCCTTGAAGAGAGGGTTCGAGCCATTGAAGGTGGTGGAAGTTATGGGTTCGGCGATGTTGCAAGATTAAGCTTGGTTCCTGGTGTGATGATACCACATAAGTTCAAGGTCCCAGAATTTGAAAAGTATCAGGGTACCACGTGTCCTAAAAGCCATCTGACAATGTACGGTAGAAAGATGGTTGCTTATGCCTATGATGACAAGTTGTTGATACATTGCTTCCAAGATAATTTGGCTGGTGTTGCGCTAAATTGGTATACACACTTGGAGCCATCTCGAATTCATTCTTGGATGGATTTGGCAGACGCTTTTGTGAAGCAGTATAAGTACAACATGGATAGCGCGCCGGATAGATTGCAATTGCAAAATATGGCTAAGAAGGATATTGAGTCCTTCAAGGAATATGCACAACGGTGGAGAGAGTTGGCTGCTCAGGTTGAGCCACCACTACTTGATAAAGAGATGGTGGCGACGTTTGTAAACACACTGGAATCACCATTTTATGAGCATATGTTGGGGAATGTGTCTTCCAATTTCActgatatcattattattggTGAAAGGATAGAAATCGGGTTAAAGAGTGGAAAAATTGCATATGGCCCGTTCACGGCTGCAACTTCTAAGAAACCCAATTTCCATCCAGGAAAGAAGAAGGAAGTGGAAGCACACACAGCCTCAATGATGTCAGTGTGGGAAAGTTGGGCTCCTACTCACAATTATCGACCACACTTGAACCAACCTCCTTATGTGGCCAATGTAGTGTCTGTTCATCAAACACCACCTCAGCAACAAGGGTTTTATCAAGCGTCAAATCTTTATCAACCACAGCATGCCCCGAATAATGCTTGGAAAACCGAACCTAACTCAGGTTTCAACCGAAATGTAGGTCAAAACACCAATATGAGGAGGAATCAAGATAGGAACTTTGTTCAGTTCACTCCCATTCTTATGACGTATACGGAATTGTTACCGCATCTTCTCCAAAAGCGCTTGGTGGCAATTTGTCTGATGAAGCCTATGCAACCCCCGTTCCTAAAGAATTATGATCCAAATGCTAAAT GGTGGGTAAAGTTTCACGAAGACAAACCTAGTGTTGAAGCGAATCCTCTTTCTGGACATGGGAATCCTTCGACAAATGTCGTCGAGGATAGGGAACACAAGCTAGTAAGGAATGTGAGTGAAATCCAGAGCTCCAAGCAGTTTATTTTTGAGAAATTGTTGAAATTGGGTCTGTTAAAAGGGGGATATAACTTGAGTGAAAAATGCGGATTCCATCCGGGTGCTAAACATTCAATCGATGAGTGCACCAAGTTCGAGGATGTTTTACAAAATTTGCTCGACAGAAATTTGGTGCAAGTATGTCGTGAGGGTATGGAGGAGGAAGTATTTGCACAGGATGGCGGGAAACCCGATGTGACTTTGCCAGAGCCATTGGTGATTCATTTCACCAGATCCACCCCTACACTAGCAATGCAAGAAAGGCAACCTATTACTATCCAAGCACCATCCTTTTTTCCTTACAAGAGTGAGAAAGTTGTCTCGTGGAAATATGGTGCATGTGTGTCGGGTGGGGAACAGCGAATAGAAGGTCAGCCTACCAGTGGTGAGCCAGTGGTTGAAAACATTTCGGGTATTGGTGGAATGACTAGGAGTGGTCGAATATTCACGCCTCCGATCTTGATGAAAGATGGTGTGAGTAATAGTGAATCGATGATGACCAAAAATGCTAAAGAATTcttgaagatgaagatgatacAAACCGATGAAGGTCTGAGAAAAGATGACAAGAGAGAAATATCTAATGAAGATGCTAGTGAGTTTTTGAAGTTCATACAACAAAGCGAGTATAAAGTGGTCGAGCAGCTGAATCGCATGCATGCTCGGATCTCTCTTTTGGATTTACTCATGCATTCAACCTCACATAGAAAGCTACTAATGAAGATACTCAGTGGAGCACATGTGGAACAAAACATTTCTCTGGACAGTTTTGAGGGAATTGTTAGCAACATCACCGCTAACAACTACCTCACTTTTACTGACGAGGAGATACCTACTAAAGGGAGAGGACACAACAAGGCCCTTCATGTCTTTGTGAAATGCCTGGATCATGTTGTGGCGCAAGTATTAATCGACAACGGTTATTCTTTGAATGTAATGCGAAAAGCGACATTGGGAAAGCTACCGTGTGAAGGTATTCACATGAAACCAAGCGCAATGATCGTGAGGGCTTTTGATGGGAGCAAGAGAGAAGTGATGGGAGAGGTAGAACTGCCAATCCAAATCGAGTCGTGCGTCTTTCAAGTAACTTTCCAATTAATGGATATCCTCCCAGCATACAGCTGCTTGTTGGGCCGCCCTTGGATTCATTCAGCAGGTGTGGTGCCTTCAACCTTGCACCAAAAGTTGAAGTATGTCATGGGTGATAAACTAGTGATAGTTTCAGGAGAGGAAGATATTTTGGTGAGTGGACCTTCGTCTTCTCGATATATTGAAGTAGCAGAAGAAGCCCTTGAGACAGCTTTCCAGTCCTTGGAAATTGTGGGCAATACCTATGTAGAGCCATATCCGATGAACCCACAATTGTCTCATGCCTCCCTTATGACTGCCAAGATCATGCTAAAAGAGGGATACGAATACGGAAAAGGGCTAGGCAAGGACAAGCAAGGACTGATATTTCCCCTGGAGGTCACTGAGAAAAGGAATAGATACGGCCTGGGATACAAGCCTACTCGAGAAGACAAGAGGAGGCTGATGGAAGAAAGGAGAGAACGCGATCTGGCTCGCAT ATATGACaatgaatgttttgaaaataacaatatcgATATCCCTAATTTTGAGTACCCTGTCGATAATATGGAAGGTGATTATGAGGAGAATCCGGAACCCTCCCCTGAACTAATGAGATTAGTGGAACAAGAATCTAAGGAAATAAAACCCCATCAAGAGGATGTTGAAACACTTAACCTAGGAGAGGAGGATGAGAAGAAAGAAGTGAAAATTGGCACTAGTATGAAGAGAGAAGTGAAACAAGAATTATGTGCTTTACTAAAGGGATTTAGGGATGTGTTTGCTTGGTCGTACAATGACATGTCTGGCTTAGATACTGATATAGTGCAACATAAGCTTCCACTCAAGCCGGAATGTCCTCCAGTTAGACAAAAGCTAAGGAGAATGAAACCAGAGATGTCATTAAAGATCAAAGAAGAAGTGCAAAAGCAATTTGACGCTGGATTTCTAGCTGTGGCAAAATACCCTCAATGGGTGGCAAATATTGTACCAGTGCCTAAGAAGGATGGCAAAGTTCGGATGTGCGTTGACTATCAAGATTTGAACCGTAGGAGTCTAAAGGACAATTTTCCATTGCCTCACATCGACACATTAGTGGATAATACAGCCAGATTCTCACTATTTTCATTTATGGACAGCTTCTCGGGATATAATCAGATCAAGATGGCACCTGAAGATATGGAAAAGACAACATTTATCACATTGTGGGGGACATTTTTCTATAAGGTCATGTCTTTCGGACTCAAGAATGCCGGAGCAACCTATCAAAGGGCCATGGTGGCGCTTTTTCATGATATGATGCACAAAGAAATTGAGGTCTACGTAGATGATATGATCGCCAAGTCCGAGTCAGAAGCAAAACACATCCTCAACCTGAAGAAATTGTTCGAGAGATTGAGGAAGTTCAAGCTTAAACTAAACCCGGCTAAATGCACATTCGGTGTGAAATCCGGAAAGTTGCTGGGTTTCGTTGTCAATCAAAAGGGGATTGAGGTTGATCCTGACAAGATGCGCGCGATAATCGAAATGCCTACTCCTAATACGGAGAAGGAGGTGCGAGGTTTCTTGGGCAGACTGAACTACATTGCTAGGTTCATCTCCCAGTTGACTTCCACCTGTGAACCAATATTCAAGCTATTGCGTAAAAATCAGGCTGTCAAGTGGAATGAAGACTGTCAGGCTGCTTTcgacaaaattaaacaatatcttCAAGATCCTCTAGTCTTACGCCCACCTAAACCTGGGAAACCACTAATCTTGTATTTGACTATATTGGACGAATCAATGGGTTGTGTGTTAGGTCAGCATGATGAAACTGGAAGAAAAGAGCATGTCATATACTACCTGAGCAAGAAGTTCACAGAATGCGAACGACGATACTCGTTTTTAGAGCGAACTTGTTGCGCATTGGCATGGGCCGCCCATCGTCTAAGACAATATATGTTGAGTCATTCTACCTGGTTGATATCCAAGATGGACCCCATCaagtatatttttgaaaaactcgCTTTAACTGGAAGGATAGCTCGATGGCAGATGCTATTGTCAGAATACGACATTATATATGTCACACAGAAATCTATCAAGGGTAGTGCTCTGGCTGAATATCTGGCTCAACAACCCATTAACGATTATCAGTCAATGCAGCCTGAATTCCCCTATGAAGACATCATGGCCTTATTTGAAGGTGATCAGGAAGAGCAAAATGGAAAGACATGGATGTTATTATTCGATGGAGCTTCTAACGTCATGGGACATGGTATAGGGGCAATACTGATATCTCCAGAGAATCAGTACATTCCAATGACCGCAAGGCTGTGTTTTAATTGCACGAACAATATCGCTGAATATGAAGCTTGCGCTATGGGCATCCAAGCCGCAATTGAATCGAAGGCGAAAATTTTGAATGTGTATGGAGATTCAGCATTGGTTATCCATCAATTAAAAGGGGAATGGGAAACTAGGGATCCGAAGTTGATTCCCTATAGAGCTTATATCATGGAGTTGGTGGAGTATTTTGATTCCATTGAATTTCAACACATTCCGCGAGAAGATAACCAGTTGGCAGATGCCTTGGCTACTTTGTCATCGATGTTCGAGGTTAATCAAGATGGGGTACTGCCGATGATCCAAATGAAGAGTCACGAAGAGCCAATATATTGTCACTTCATTGATTACTTCACTAAATGGGTAGAAGCTGCTTCTGACGCCAATGTGACAAGAAAAATTGTGACTAAATTCATAAAAAGAGAGCTGATTTGCAGATACAGATTGCCCAACAAGATAATCACTGATAACGCCACCAACCTGAACAATCAAATGATGACTGAATTGTGTGAAGGATTTAAAATCCAACATCATAATTCTTCTCCTTATCATCCAAAGATGAATAGGGCAGTCGAGGCTGCTAATAAGAACATCAAGAAAATTGTACAGAAAATGGTGGTTACGTATAAAGATTGGCACGAGATACTTCCTTTCGCTTTGCATGGGTATCGTACTTCAGTACGTACATCGACTAGGGCAACGCCTTTCTCTCTGGTATACGAAATGGAGGCAGTGCTACCTTTTGAAGTAGAAATTCCATCCCTACGGGTGTTAACGGAGACCCAGTTGGAAGAGGCTGAATGGATTCAAGCTCGGTTTGACCAGCTCAACCTCATTGAGGAGAAGAGGCTAACAACAGTGTGTCACGGACAGTTATaccaaagaagaatgaaaaaaacgTTCGACAAGAGGGTGCGCCCTAGAGAGTTCCATGAAGGCGAGCTAGTCTTGAAGAAGATCTTGCCTATACAGAAGGATCACAGGGGCAAGTGGACTCCAAATTATGAAGGCCCATATGTGGTGAAGAAAGCATTTTCTGGTGGGGCACTAATTCTCACAAGGATGGATGGGGAGGAATTACCGTTACCGGTCAATTCTGACGCGGTCAAGAAATTTTATGCATGA
- the LOC114187564 gene encoding uncharacterized protein LOC114187564 — MEFRVGGNLGSDTLKKKLPIRVIDIQASAVTALAQYYDPPLRCFTFQDFQLAPIIEEFEQILGLSVEDKVPYRHSEQHASISTLAGILKVHPTELKGKMVSKGNSKGIPQGYLEGLLRRLAEKEMGETFMDVLALTLYGVILFPNMENFVDQAALDVFVAYKIHSESPVTAVLADVYGSLNLCHTLKRKKMLCCVPVLYVWFISQIRLGTLNVECLIGELPPGGIEIRGAKEWAQFCASLNGGRIRWCVPGLPKSRVISCGIFPNVPLIGTRSCVNYNPVLAQRQFGCPMKSSPTPESLVAVWTYDEEGISLDLIRRIRSA; from the exons ATGGAATTTCGAGTCGGGGGAAATTTAGGGTCAGATACCTTGAAGAAGAAGCTACCTATCAGAGTTATAGACA TCCAAGCATCGGCAGTCACTGCTCTGGCTCAATATTATGATCCGCCACTCAGATGTTTCACCTTCCAGGATTTTCAATTGGCACCAATAATAGAAGAGTTCGAACAAATTTTGGGCTTGTCAGTGGAAGATAAAGTCCCTTACAGACATTCAGAGCAACATGCATCTATCTCTACGTTGGCTGGAATCTTGAAGGTACACCCTACCGAGCTGAAGGGTAAGATGGTCTCCAAGGGCAACTCGAAGGGGATCCCTCAAGGATATTTAGAAGGGCTTCTGCGTCGTTTGGCGGAAAAAGAAATGGGGGAGACGTTCATGGATGTGTTGGCTCTCACACTTTATGGAGTCATACTCTTCCCTAACATGGAGAATTTTGTTGATCAAGCCGCCCTCGATGTGTTTGTTGCCTACAAGATTCATTCAGAAAGTCCAGTCACGGCGGTTCTAGCTGATGTGTATGGGAGCTTGAACCTATGCCACACActcaagaggaagaagatgcTATGCTGTGTGCCTGTGTTGTACGTGTGGTTTATATCCCAAATTCGTCTAGGTACATTGAATGTCGAATGTCTTATTGGAGAATTACCACCTGGCGGCATTGAAATTCGGGGGGCGAAGGAATGGGCCCAGTTTTGTGCGAGTTTGAATGGGGGAAGAATTAGATGGTGTGTCCCGGGGTTACCGAAGTCACGTGTCATTTCTTGTGGGATTTTCCCTAACGTCCCCTTAATAGGCACTAGAAGTTGCGTGAATTATAACCCTGTCTTGGCTCAACGACAATTTGGGTGTCCGATGAAGAGCTCCCCAACTCCAGAATCTTTAGTTGCTGTTTGGACTTATGATGAAGAAGGAATTTCCCTCGATCTAATTCGACGAATTAGGAGTGCTTAG